A region of Nitrospirota bacterium DNA encodes the following proteins:
- a CDS encoding TolC family protein has translation MKCNFPMSSLAAGGIGLALALGMSPVAHGADTPAQATLALPELIREALARNPEIQAARRQWEAASQRVTQAGSLDDPTLSVQWWNTPESFNLGQAQNTIIGLSQKFPFPGKLALKEEVAGRSAEMTEQALRAKERDLIARVKRAYYDLFFAHKAIQIHHEQIDLLTQFLEVALAKFRTGKGSQVDVLKAQVELSTLHQELPVLEQRRETAQANVNTLLNRDPRAPLGLPQGPRTIRFDKDLDELFQMAADARPEVKAAGLAVRRNEQARDLARRQYYPDVTVAVQRFQNFQAPDGFGAVMSINLPFSFWTKPKYDAGVQEATAAVAAARADLHTLENLTRFQIRDLLAKVRASWKVAMLYRTTVLPQAEQSVEAARAGYRTGRTSFLDLIEADRAWRDFQLAYYQSLVDREKRLAELEQVVGREL, from the coding sequence ATGAAATGCAATTTCCCCATGAGCTCTCTTGCGGCAGGAGGGATAGGGCTGGCGCTCGCGCTTGGGATGTCTCCGGTCGCGCATGGAGCCGATACACCGGCTCAGGCGACGCTGGCACTGCCGGAGTTGATCCGGGAAGCTTTGGCTCGCAACCCGGAGATTCAGGCGGCACGCCGACAATGGGAGGCGGCCTCGCAACGGGTGACGCAGGCGGGGTCGCTGGACGACCCGACTCTGTCGGTCCAGTGGTGGAACACTCCCGAATCCTTCAACCTGGGACAAGCGCAGAACACGATCATCGGGCTGTCGCAAAAATTCCCCTTTCCCGGAAAACTCGCGCTCAAGGAAGAGGTGGCCGGCCGGTCGGCTGAGATGACCGAGCAGGCGCTCCGGGCCAAGGAACGCGACCTGATCGCCCGTGTCAAGCGGGCCTATTACGACCTGTTCTTTGCGCATAAGGCGATCCAAATCCATCACGAGCAGATCGACCTGCTGACGCAGTTTCTAGAGGTCGCCCTGGCGAAATTCCGCACGGGAAAAGGGAGTCAGGTGGATGTGCTCAAGGCGCAAGTGGAACTCTCCACGCTTCACCAAGAGTTGCCGGTCCTTGAACAGCGTCGCGAGACGGCTCAGGCCAACGTCAACACGCTGCTGAATCGGGACCCCCGGGCGCCGTTGGGACTCCCGCAAGGGCCGCGTACGATCCGGTTCGACAAAGACCTCGACGAGCTGTTTCAGATGGCAGCCGACGCCAGGCCGGAGGTGAAAGCGGCCGGTCTGGCGGTGCGGCGAAACGAGCAGGCCCGCGACCTGGCGCGCCGTCAGTACTATCCGGATGTCACGGTGGCGGTGCAACGGTTCCAGAACTTTCAGGCTCCGGACGGCTTCGGCGCGGTCATGTCGATCAACCTGCCGTTCTCGTTCTGGACCAAGCCTAAGTACGACGCCGGTGTGCAGGAGGCGACGGCTGCAGTTGCGGCCGCGCGCGCCGATCTTCATACGTTGGAAAACCTGACCCGCTTCCAGATCCGGGATCTTCTGGCAAAAGTCCGGGCTAGTTGGAAGGTGGCGATGCTGTATCGGACCACGGTGTTGCCGCAGGCCGAACAGAGCGTCGAGGCCGCACGGGCCGGGTATCGCACCGGGAGGACGTCTTTTCTGGATCTGATCGAAGCCGACCGGGCCTGGCGGGATTTTCAACTTGCCTATTACCAATCGCTGGTCGACCGGGAGAAGCGCTTGGCGGAACTGGAGCAGGTGGTCGGCAGAGAACTGTGA
- a CDS encoding efflux RND transporter periplasmic adaptor subunit produces the protein MRTKAWRGKQTVWITIAVIIVTVGVWLIEGGERPYPARTDEQRSGHDLPGEPRTPGTEKMKPSAAPEGGPAQAYAMVTPFKQQLIGVKTSVVERRSLETVVRAVGRADYDEQRIASVNLRISGWVEDLFVDYTGQVVRKGQPLFTLYSPDLVATQDEYLLALKARDKVKDSPIPEVRRQADQMVEAARDRLKLWTLTDDQVDDLARRGKARTYVTIYSPIRGYVIDKKVFKGMFVQPEMTLYTIADLSAVWINAEVYEYEVPFVQIGQPATVTFASYPGEQFHGRVSYIYPYVNKEARTVKVRLDLPNPGIRIKPDMYGDVLIQVNRGNKLAVPEQAVLDSGTQALVFVVRGEGMFEPRSVKLGPKVGPYYEVREGVTDGDRVVISGNFLIDSESKLVAATNMMGALGMGGIRMEQAQMGKVDMGGMEMGVPKMQAAKSAGAKLEKKAGGLALVLSTEPAPPRIGENQIRLKLTDEAANPMSTAKVLLTYTMPMPGMVPATIPMRLVKDGVYEARANLGMGGQWDLMLTIQRTGWPDIKETFSVTAGGGMPGMK, from the coding sequence ATGCGCACCAAGGCCTGGAGAGGAAAACAAACGGTGTGGATCACAATCGCAGTGATCATAGTGACCGTCGGGGTATGGCTCATCGAGGGAGGGGAACGTCCCTATCCTGCACGGACAGACGAGCAGAGGTCCGGCCACGACTTGCCAGGCGAGCCGCGGACGCCCGGTACGGAAAAGATGAAGCCCTCCGCGGCTCCGGAGGGCGGACCTGCGCAGGCATACGCCATGGTCACACCATTCAAACAACAATTGATCGGGGTGAAGACTTCGGTCGTGGAGAGGCGGTCGCTTGAGACCGTCGTTCGGGCCGTCGGCAGGGCGGACTACGATGAACAACGCATCGCCTCTGTCAATCTGCGCATCTCGGGATGGGTCGAGGATCTGTTCGTGGATTACACCGGGCAGGTCGTCCGGAAAGGCCAACCCTTGTTCACCTTGTACAGCCCGGATCTGGTGGCCACGCAGGACGAGTACCTGCTCGCGCTGAAGGCGCGGGACAAGGTGAAAGACAGTCCGATTCCCGAGGTCCGCCGACAGGCGGACCAGATGGTGGAAGCCGCGCGCGATCGACTGAAGCTGTGGACCCTTACCGACGATCAGGTCGATGACCTGGCGAGGCGCGGCAAGGCCCGAACGTATGTCACGATCTATTCGCCGATACGGGGGTACGTGATCGACAAGAAAGTGTTCAAAGGGATGTTTGTGCAGCCCGAGATGACGCTGTACACCATCGCGGATCTGTCCGCGGTCTGGATCAATGCCGAGGTGTACGAGTATGAGGTGCCGTTCGTGCAAATCGGACAGCCCGCCACGGTGACCTTCGCGTCTTACCCCGGGGAACAGTTCCACGGCCGGGTGTCGTACATCTATCCCTATGTGAACAAGGAGGCCAGGACCGTCAAGGTCCGGCTGGACCTGCCGAACCCTGGCATCCGGATCAAGCCGGACATGTACGGGGATGTGCTCATCCAGGTGAATCGGGGAAACAAACTGGCGGTTCCGGAACAAGCCGTGCTCGATTCCGGCACGCAGGCCTTGGTCTTTGTCGTCCGGGGCGAAGGAATGTTTGAGCCGCGCTCGGTCAAGCTCGGCCCGAAGGTCGGGCCCTATTATGAAGTCCGCGAAGGCGTCACCGATGGAGACCGCGTGGTGATTTCGGGCAATTTCCTCATTGACTCGGAAAGCAAGCTGGTGGCCGCCACGAACATGATGGGTGCCTTGGGCATGGGCGGGATCAGGATGGAGCAGGCTCAGATGGGCAAGGTGGACATGGGCGGCATGGAGATGGGGGTGCCAAAGATGCAAGCGGCCAAGTCCGCCGGGGCCAAGCTGGAAAAGAAGGCCGGGGGGCTCGCACTGGTGCTCTCGACCGAGCCCGCGCCGCCTCGGATCGGAGAGAACCAGATCCGGCTGAAGCTGACGGACGAGGCTGCGAACCCGATGTCCACTGCGAAGGTGCTGCTGACGTACACCATGCCGATGCCGGGAATGGTCCCGGCCACGATTCCCATGAGGCTGGTGAAAGACGGCGTGTACGAGGCCAGGGCGAACCTCGGCATGGGAGGCCAGTGGGACCTCATGCTAACGATCCAGCGCACGGGCTGGCCGGACATCAAGGAGACATTTTCGGTGACGGCCGGTGGTGGGATGCCGGGAATGAAATAG
- a CDS encoding CusA/CzcA family heavy metal efflux RND transporter — protein sequence MIARVIEWSVRNAFLVFLATLFLMGWGLWAVYHTPLDAIPDLSDVQVIVFTEWPGRSPDLVEDQITYPIVTSMLGAPRIKSVRGQSFLGLSFVYIIFEDGTDMYWARSRVVEYLQGVTGKLPEGVSPTLGPDATGVGWVFQYALVDTSGLHDLADLRSFQDWYLRYWLQSVPGVAEVASIGGFVKQYQVQVDPNKLLGYHIPLKKVIEAIRRSNNDVGGRVIEAGEREYMVRGRGYIRSLDDIRHVPLGTDRQGTPITVQDVAHVTIGPDLRRGIAELDGQGETVGGIVVMRYGENALAVIDRVKAKLKEITPSLPKGIKIVPVYDRSDLILRAIATLKEKLIEISFVVSAVSLVFLFHLRSALVAILILPVAILLSFLAMYYLGITSNIMSLAGIAIAIGAMVDAVIVMIENAHKRLEQWDRAGQPGSRTAVVIRAAQEVGKPLFFSLLVITISFLPVFTLEAQEGRLFRPLAFTKSAAMLFAAFVSITLAPLLMVRLIRGKIAPEEHNPINRALIWLYRPLVSGALRVRWLVVILAVVAVASSVPMYKKLGSEFMPPLNEGTILYMPTALPGISVTQAGTLLQRQDQLLKQFPEVEHVFGKIGRARTPTDPAHLSMAETVVTLKPEEQWRPGVTWDSLIAEMDEVVKFPGMPNIWWMPIQTRTEMLATGIRSNLGIKILGPDLTEIERIGLEIEGLLQGVPGTRSAYAERVTGGYYLDVHVDREEAARYGLTVEDVEDVIESAIGGKNITQTVEGRERYPVNVRYLRELREDPESLRRVLVEARNGAQIPLGQLARIALTTGPPAVRDENGSLAGIVFVDVAGRDLGRYVEEVQQLIRDRVALPAGYSLAWGGQFQYLERAKARLKVVVPVTIFLIFVLLYLNFKSVTRSLIVLLSVPFGVVGAVVFLYFLQYHLSVAVWVGIIALAGVAAETGVVMIIFLDEAYERRQREGRLRSMTDLREAIIEGAVQRVRPKMMTASAVLLGLLPIMWSHGTGADVMKRIAAPMIGGMISSTILTLLVIPALYALWRGRQVIRSGGTARNAAQNVMT from the coding sequence ATGATCGCGCGCGTCATCGAATGGAGCGTCCGGAATGCGTTTCTGGTCTTCCTGGCGACGCTCTTTCTGATGGGGTGGGGGCTGTGGGCGGTCTATCACACCCCGCTGGATGCGATCCCTGATCTCTCGGATGTGCAGGTGATTGTGTTCACCGAGTGGCCCGGGCGCAGTCCGGATCTGGTCGAAGATCAGATCACCTACCCCATTGTCACTTCCATGTTGGGCGCGCCACGGATCAAGTCCGTCCGCGGGCAGTCCTTCCTGGGACTCTCCTTTGTCTACATCATTTTCGAGGACGGCACCGATATGTACTGGGCCAGAAGCCGGGTGGTGGAGTACCTGCAGGGCGTGACCGGCAAGCTGCCCGAAGGCGTCTCGCCGACGCTGGGTCCCGATGCAACCGGTGTCGGCTGGGTCTTCCAGTACGCGCTGGTGGACACATCCGGTCTGCATGATCTCGCCGATCTGCGCAGTTTTCAGGATTGGTACCTGCGCTATTGGCTTCAGAGCGTGCCGGGCGTGGCCGAGGTGGCGTCGATCGGCGGATTCGTGAAGCAGTACCAGGTGCAGGTCGATCCCAACAAGCTGCTGGGCTATCACATCCCGCTGAAGAAAGTGATCGAGGCGATCCGACGCAGCAACAACGACGTGGGAGGCCGTGTCATCGAGGCCGGCGAGCGGGAATATATGGTGCGGGGGAGGGGCTATATCCGGTCACTGGACGATATCCGACACGTGCCGCTGGGGACCGACCGGCAGGGCACCCCGATCACGGTGCAAGACGTGGCCCATGTGACCATCGGTCCCGATCTGCGTCGCGGCATCGCCGAGCTGGACGGCCAGGGGGAAACGGTGGGCGGCATCGTGGTCATGCGCTACGGCGAGAATGCGCTCGCGGTGATCGACCGCGTGAAGGCCAAGCTCAAGGAAATCACGCCGTCCCTGCCGAAGGGGATTAAGATCGTCCCAGTCTATGATCGCTCCGATCTGATTCTCCGGGCCATTGCCACTCTGAAGGAGAAGCTGATTGAGATCAGCTTCGTCGTGAGCGCCGTCAGCCTGGTGTTTCTGTTCCATCTTCGCTCTGCTCTCGTCGCGATCCTCATCTTGCCGGTCGCGATCCTGCTCTCGTTTCTCGCGATGTACTATCTGGGCATCACCTCGAACATCATGTCGTTGGCCGGCATCGCCATCGCCATCGGGGCCATGGTGGACGCGGTCATCGTCATGATCGAGAACGCCCATAAGCGCTTGGAGCAGTGGGACCGCGCCGGGCAGCCCGGCTCTCGGACCGCCGTGGTCATACGTGCGGCCCAAGAGGTCGGCAAGCCGCTCTTCTTTTCGTTGCTCGTCATCACAATCTCCTTCCTGCCGGTCTTCACGCTGGAAGCTCAGGAGGGGCGCCTCTTCAGGCCGCTGGCCTTCACCAAGAGCGCGGCAATGTTGTTTGCGGCGTTCGTCTCGATTACCCTCGCGCCGCTTTTGATGGTCCGGCTGATCAGAGGGAAGATCGCACCGGAGGAACACAATCCGATCAACCGAGCCTTGATTTGGCTCTATCGGCCGCTGGTGTCCGGCGCCTTGCGCGTGCGCTGGCTGGTCGTGATCCTGGCCGTCGTGGCGGTGGCGAGTTCGGTACCCATGTATAAAAAGCTCGGATCCGAATTCATGCCGCCGCTGAACGAAGGGACGATCCTGTATATGCCGACTGCCTTGCCCGGCATCTCGGTGACCCAGGCGGGCACGCTGCTGCAACGGCAAGACCAGTTGCTCAAGCAATTTCCTGAAGTGGAGCATGTGTTCGGCAAGATCGGCCGGGCGAGGACCCCGACCGATCCGGCCCACTTGAGCATGGCGGAGACCGTGGTGACCCTGAAGCCGGAGGAGCAGTGGCGGCCAGGCGTGACCTGGGACTCGCTGATCGCCGAGATGGACGAGGTGGTGAAATTCCCAGGGATGCCCAACATCTGGTGGATGCCGATCCAGACGCGGACCGAGATGCTCGCGACCGGGATCCGCAGCAATCTTGGCATCAAGATTCTCGGGCCGGATCTCACGGAGATCGAGCGGATCGGCCTGGAGATCGAAGGGCTGCTGCAAGGCGTTCCGGGGACCCGCAGCGCCTATGCGGAGCGTGTCACCGGCGGCTACTACCTCGACGTTCACGTCGATCGCGAGGAGGCGGCCCGCTATGGGCTTACGGTCGAGGATGTGGAAGATGTCATCGAATCGGCCATCGGAGGCAAGAACATCACGCAGACTGTGGAAGGCCGCGAGCGGTATCCCGTGAACGTCCGCTATCTGCGGGAGCTACGGGAAGACCCGGAATCGCTCCGGCGGGTCCTTGTGGAAGCCCGCAATGGCGCTCAGATTCCTCTGGGCCAACTGGCTCGGATCGCTCTGACCACGGGCCCTCCCGCGGTTCGCGACGAGAACGGCTCCCTGGCCGGCATTGTGTTCGTCGATGTGGCGGGACGGGATTTGGGGAGGTATGTGGAAGAGGTGCAGCAATTGATCCGGGACCGCGTGGCATTGCCCGCCGGCTATTCGCTCGCCTGGGGCGGACAATTCCAGTACCTCGAACGGGCCAAGGCCCGGCTGAAGGTCGTGGTGCCGGTCACGATCTTTCTGATTTTCGTGCTGCTCTATCTGAATTTTAAATCGGTCACGAGAAGCCTGATTGTCCTCCTGTCGGTGCCGTTCGGGGTCGTGGGCGCGGTCGTGTTTCTCTACTTCCTCCAGTATCACCTGAGCGTGGCGGTCTGGGTGGGCATCATCGCCCTGGCGGGCGTCGCGGCCGAGACGGGAGTCGTCATGATCATCTTTCTGGACGAGGCCTATGAGCGGCGGCAGCGAGAGGGCCGTCTGCGCTCGATGACCGACCTTCGGGAAGCCATCATCGAGGGAGCGGTCCAACGGGTGAGGCCGAAGATGATGACCGCCTCAGCCGTCCTCCTTGGCCTGCTGCCGATCATGTGGAGCCATGGGACCGGCGCCGACGTCATGAAACGGATCGCGGCGCCGATGATCGGCGGCATGATATCGTCCACCATCCTGACGCTGCTGGTGATCCCCGCACTCTACGCTCTGTGGCGCGGCCGGCAGGTCATACGGAGCGGCGGGACCGCACGAAATGCCGCTCAAAACGTGATGACCTGA